Proteins from a single region of Macrotis lagotis isolate mMagLag1 chromosome 2, bilby.v1.9.chrom.fasta, whole genome shotgun sequence:
- the AANAT gene encoding serotonin N-acetyltransferase — protein sequence MEGIVAVETPETDRMPVMHVLPCWKPRISSPAWGLPESPSRQRRHTLPASEFRCLSPEDAIGVFEIEREAFISVSGNCPLYIDEIRHFLTLCPEMSLGWFEEGRLVAFIIGSLWDQDRLTQESLTIHRPGGHTAHIHVLAVHHTFRQQGKGSILLWRYLQHLCYQSSVRRAVLMCEDFLVPFYQKCGFQTVGPCAVCVGTLSFTELQCPVQGHAFLRRNSGC from the exons ATGGAGGGCATAGTTGCAGTAGAGACCCCTGAGACAGACAGGATGCCTGTGATGCATGTCCTGCCCTGCTGGAAGCCAAGAATCTCAAGTCCAGCCTGGGGACTTCCAGAATCCCCAAGCCGCCAACGCCGTCACACGCTTCCAGCCAGTGAGTTCCGATGTCTCTCACCAGAAGACGCCATCGGTGTGTTTGAGATTGAGCGAGAAG ctttcatctctgtctctggcaACTGTCCCCTGTACATAGATGAGATTCGGCACTTCCTGACCCTATGCCCAGAGATGTCCCTGGGCTGGTTTGAGGAAGGTCGGCTAGTAGCCTTCATCATTGGCTCCCTCTGGGACCAGGACAGACTGACTCAG GAGTCCTTGACAATTCACCGGCCTGGGGGCCACACTGCCCACATTCACGTGTTGGCAGTACATCACACCTTCCGCCAGCAAGGCAAGGGCTCCATCTTGTTGTGGCGCTACCTACAACACCTGTGCTACCAGTCATCTGTTCGCCGGGCTGTGCTTATGTGTGAGGACTTCCTGGTACCTTTCTATCAGAAATGTGGCTTCCAGACAGTGGGGCCATGTGCAGTCTGTGTGGGTACCCTATCTTTCACTGAACTCCAGTGCCCAGTTCAAGGTCATGCCTTCCTTCGAAGGAACAGTGGTTGCTAA